A single genomic interval of Trichosurus vulpecula isolate mTriVul1 chromosome 6, mTriVul1.pri, whole genome shotgun sequence harbors:
- the MAB21L2 gene encoding protein mab-21-like 2, giving the protein MIAAQAKLVYQLNKYYTERCQARKAAIAKTIREVCKVVSDVLKEVEVQEPRFISSLSEIDARYEGLEVISPTEFEVVLYLNQMGVFNFVDDGSLPGCAVLKLSDGRKRSMSLWVEFITASGYLSARKIRSRFQTLVAQAVDKCSYRDVVKMIADTSEVKLRIRERYVVQITPAFKCTGIWPRSAAQWPMPHIPWPGPNRVAEVKAEGFNLLSKECYSLTGKQSSAESDAWVLQFGEAENRLLMGGCRNKCLSVLKTLRDRHLELPGQPLNNYHMKTLLLYECEKHPRETDWDEACLGDRLNGILLQLISCLQCRRCPHYFLPNLDLFQGKPHSALESAAKQTWRLAREILTNPKSLDKL; this is encoded by the coding sequence ATGATAGCGGCTCAGGCAAAGCTGGTGTACCAGCTCAATAAGTACTACACAGAGCGCTGTCAGGCGCGTAAGGCGGCAATCGCCAAGACGATCCGAGAGGTCTGTAAAGTGGTCTCGGATGTGCTGAAGGAAGTGGAGGTCCAAGAGCCTCGCTTCATCAGCTCCCTGAGTGAAATCGATGCCCGCTACGAAGGGCTGGAAGTCATCTCTCCCACCGAGTTCGAGGTAGTGCTCTATCTCAACCAGATGGGCGTTTTCAACTTCGTGGACGATGGCTCGCTGCCTGGCTGCGCAGTACTCAAGCTGAGTGACGGTCGTAAGCGAAGCATGTCTCTCTGGGTGGAGTTCATCACCGCATCAGGCTACCTCTCAGCGCGCAAGATCCGCTCGCGCTTCCAGACACTGGTGGCGCAGGCAGTAGACAAGTGCAGCTACCGGGACGTGGTGAAAATGATCGCGGACACTAGCGAGGTGAAGTTGCGCATCAGGGAGCGCTATGTGGTACAGATCACACCAGCGTTCAAGTGCACTGGGATCTGGCCCCGCAGCGCGGCCCAGTGGCCTATGCCCCACATCCCTTGGCCTGGCCCCAATCGGGTGGCAGAGGTCAAGGCCGAAGGGTTCAACTTGCTCTCCAAGGAGTGCTACTCTTTGACAGGCAAGCAGAGTTCTGCAGAGAGTGATGCCTGGGTGCTTCAGTTTGGGGAGGCTGAGAACCGACTGTTGATGGGCGGCTGCCGAAACAAGTGCTTATCAGTGCTGAAGACTCTGAGGGACCGTCACCTGGAGCTGCCAGGCCAGCCGCTCAACAACTATCACATGAAAACCTTACTGCTTTATGAGTGCGAGAAACACCCTCGGGAAACTGACTGGGACGAAGCGTGCCTAGGAGACCGGCTCAATGGCATCCTGCTGCAGCTCATCTCTTGTCTGCAGTGCCGGCGATGCCCCCACTATTTTTTGCCCAACCTCGACCTCTTTCAGGGCAAGCCTCATTCGGCTCTGGAGAGCGCAGCCAAACAGACCTGGAGGCTGGCCAGAGAGATTCTCACCAATCCCAAAAGCCTGGATAAATTATAG